One segment of Solanum stenotomum isolate F172 chromosome 1, ASM1918654v1, whole genome shotgun sequence DNA contains the following:
- the LOC125857980 gene encoding coatomer subunit gamma produces the protein MAQPLVKKDDDRDDEMDYSPFMGIEKGAVLQEARVFNDPQLDARRCSQVITKLLYLLNQGEAFTKVEATEVFFSVTKLFQSKDIGLRRMVYLIIKELSPSADEVIIVTSSLMKDMNSRTDMYRANAIRVLCRITDGTLLTQIERYLKQAIVDKNPVVASAALVSGIHLLQTNPEIVKRWSNEVQEAVQSRAALVQFHALALLHQIRQNDRLAVSKLVTSLTKGSVRSPLAQCLLIRYTSQVIRESGISQTGDRPFYDYLESCLRHKAEMVIFEAARAITELNGVTTRELTPAITVLQLFLSSSKPVLRFAAVRTLNKVAMTHPMAVTNCNIDMESLISDQNRSIATLAITTLLKTGNESSIDRLMKQITNFMSDIADEFKIVVVEAIRSLCLKFPLKYRSLMNFLSNILREEGGFEYKKAIVDSIVILIRDIPDAKEGGLLHLCEFIEDCEFTYLSTQILHFLGNEGPKTSDPSKYIRYIYNRVILENATVRASAVSTLAKFGALVDSLKPRIFVLLKRCLFDSDDEVRDRATLYLNTLGGDGAVVETDEEVKEFLFGSLDVPLTNLETSLKNYEPSEEAFDIHSVPKEVKSQPLAEKKAPGKKPTGLSAPPVAPTSTVDAYERLLSSIPEFASYGKLFKSSAPVELTEAETEYAVNVVKHIFDSHIVFQYNCTNTIPEQLLENVSVIVDASEAEEFSEVASKPLKSLPYDTPGQTFVAFERPEGVPAVGKFSNTLRFIVKEVDPSTGEAEDDGVEDEYQLEDLEVVSADYMLKVGVSNFRNAWESLGADCEKIDEYGLGPMEGLTEAVNAVISLLGMQPCEGTEVVPSNSRSHTCLLSGLYIGNVKVLVRLSFGVGGPKEVAMKLAVRSEDISVSDAIHEIVASG, from the exons ATGGCTCAGCCTTTGGTGAAGAAGGACGACGATCGCGATGACGAAA TGGACTATTCCCCGTTTATGGGGATTGAGAAGGGTGCTGTTCTTCAGGAAGCTAGGGTTTTCAATGATCCTCAATTGGATGCAAGAAGATGTTCTCAG GTCATTACAAAGCTTTTGTATCTTCTGAATCAGGGCGAGGCGTTTACAAAG GTTGAGGCTACAGAAGTATTCTTTTCTGTCACAAAACTCTTTCAGTCAAAGGATATTGGTCTCAGGAGAATGGTGTATCTGATAATTAAAGAGCTTTCTCCCTCCGCAGACGAG GTTATCATTGTTACGAGCTCTCTCATGAAAGACATGAATAGCAGAACTGATATGTATCGGGCAAATGCTATTCGTGTCCTTTGTAGAATCACGGATGGGACACTTCTCACCCAAATAGAGAGATACTTGAAACAAGCCATTGTTGACAAAAACCCTGTTGTTGCAAGTGCTGCCCTTGTGAGTGGAATCCATTTGCTTCAG ACAAACCCAGAAATCGTGAAAAGATGGAGCAATGAGGTACAAGAAGCTGTTCAATCAAGGGCAGCTCTTGTACAGTTCCATGCACTGGCCCTGTTGCACCAG ATTCGGCAAAATGACCGTTTAGCTGTTAGCAAGCTAGTTACCAGTTTGACAAAAGGGAGTGTCCGCTCGCCTCTAGCTCAATGCCTTTTGATTCGCTATACTAGTCAG GTTATTAGAGAATCTGGCATTAGTCAAACAGGAGATCGGCCATTCTATGACTATTTAGAGAGTTGCCTTCGTCACAAAGCAGAAATGGTTATTTTTGAAGCAGCTAGGGCAATCACAGAGCTTAACGGTGTGACTACTCGAGAATTAACTCCTGCTATTACTGTCCTACAGCTCTTTTTAAGCTCTTCTAAGCCAGTTCTTAGGTTTGCTGCTGTCCGCACTTTGAACAAG GTGGCAATGACACATCCTATGGCTGTGACTAATTGCAACATTGATATGGAGAGTCTGATTTCTGATCAAAATAGGAGCATTGCAACTCTGGCTATCACAACTCTACTCAAGACTGGGAATGAATCTAGCATTGATCGTCTAATGAAGCAGATCACTAACTTCATGTCTGACATTGCTGATGAGTTTAAGATAGTGGTGGTGGAAGCCATTAGATCATTGTGTTTGAAGTTCCCCCTTAAGTACAGATCATT GATGAATTTCTTGAGCAATATTTTGAGGGAAGAAGGTGGATTTGAGTACAAGAAGGCTATTGTTGATTCGATTGTGATCCTGATTAGAGATATCCCAGATGCTAAAGAAGGTGGATTGCTTCACCTATGTGAATTCATTGAGGACTGTGAATTTACATATCTTTCTACTCAG ATACTACACTTTCTTGGAAATGAAGGACCTAAGACCTCTGACCCCAGTAAGTACATCCGATACATATATAATCGGGTGATACTTGAAAATGCAACGGTTCGGGCCAGTGCAGTGAGCACCTTAGCGAAGTTTGGTGCCTTGGTTGATTCATTAAAG CCTCGCATATTTGTGCTGTTGAAACGTTGTCTGTTTGACAGTGATGATGAG GTCCGTGACCGTGCTACACTTTACTTGAATACCCTTGGTGGTGATGGTGCAGTTGTTGAAACTGATGAAGAGGTGAAAGAATTCCTTTTTGGTTCACTCGATGTCCCTTTAACCAATCTGGAAACCAGTTTGAAGAATTAT GAGCCCTCGGAGGAGGCATTTGATATTCATTCTGTACCTAAGGAAGTTAAATCTCAACCCTTGGCAGAGAAGAAAGCACCTGGTAAAAAGCCAACTGGTTTGTCTGCTCCACCGGTGGCCCCCACTTCCACTGTTGATGCGTATGAAAGATTACTGTCCTCTATTCCAGAATTTGCCAGTTACGGGAAGCTTTTCAAG TCATCTGCTCCAGTGGAGCTAACAGAAGCTGAAACAGAATATGCAGTTAATGTTGTCAAGCACATTTTTGACAGTCATATCGTGTTCCAGTACAACTGCACCAACACTATTCCTGAACAATTGCTGGAGAAT GTCAGTGTTATAGTAGATGCTTCTGAAGCTGAGGAATTTTCTGAAGTAGCATCCAAACCTCTCAAGTCCCTTCCATACGATACCCCAGGGCAGACATTTGTGGCTTTTGAGAGACCGGAAGGAGTCCCTGCTGTTGGGAAATTCTCAAACACGTTAAGGTTCATCGTTAAAGAG GTGGATCCATCTACTGGTGAAGCTGAAGATGATGGTGTCGAAGACGAGTACCAGCTAGAAGATCTTGAGGTTGTTTCAGCAGATTATATGCTAAAAGTAGGAGTGTCCAACTTTAGGAATGCCTGGGAGAGTTTGGGAGCAGATTGTGAAAAGATAGATGAATATGGTCTCGGGCCAATGGAAGGTCTAACTGAAGCTGTAAATGCAGTTATCAGCCTTCTTGGCATGCAACCTTGCGAG GGTACTGAGGTAGTCCCAAGCAATTCAAGATCACACACATGTTTATTATCTGGTTTATACATTGGCAATGTAAAGGTTCTAGTTCGGTTGTCATTTGGAGTCGGTGGGCCAAAGGAGGTTGCAATGAAACTGGCTGTTAGGTCTGAAGATATATCTGTCAGCGATGCAATTCACGAAATTGTTGCAAGTGGCTAG
- the LOC125859659 gene encoding putative proline-rich receptor-like protein kinase PERK6 produces the protein MSSSSNGDSPSSNSSSSPPNNSNNNSSSGKDNSSSSNGNSNNNNNSNNNNNNSNSQSPPSNNDSSSGKDNSSSSSNNNNNNNNNNNNNNNNSNSQSSPSNNNNSSSGKDNNSSSNDNNNNGNNNNGNNNSNNDNDNDNDDDNNSNNNNNNDNKSRSPPKSSDSSKGGSSPPPPPPPFSPPSHFSPNSRPLAPPKPQSAKSDSKDSKAALRIGVAAGAGLLFLVMLVFLISCCKRKKKRKHDQMGYYRDNSHGAMNNHYYNNTGQHTNNWQTNNKLQSTDQFHKMPPPGSGQVSSEHSWPIAPPPPPPMMSSSEMSSAAFSGPHQPAQPPPHPAMALGYNQSSFTYDDLAVATGGFTKDKLLGQGGFGYVHKGVLPNGKEIAVKSLKSNSGQGEREFQAEVEIISRVHHRHLVSLVGYCIAGSQRMLVYEFVANSTLEDHLHGSGRPPMDFNTRHRIALGAAKGFAYLHEDCHPKIIHRDIKAANILLDENFEAKVADFGLAKLSSDNHTHVSTRIMGTFGYLAPEYASSGKLTEKSDVYSYGVMLLELITGRRPIDMDGDDDTLVEWARPILIRATEGGNYDELIDPRLEGNFDAQQMLCMVACAAATIRHSAKRRPKMSQVVRALEDDVTLDDLNEGGKLGHSATLSSGSSEPDGGSYDLKKFRKSSMSSQEYSSSENGESREFRQNKK, from the exons ATGTCTTCGTCATCGAATGGGGACTCTCCATCATCAAATTCATCATCATCTCCaccaaataattcaaataacaaTTCATCATCTGGAAAAGATAATAGCTCTTCTTCTAAtggtaatagtaataataataataatagtaacaacaataacaataattcaAACTCTCAATCTCCCCCTTCTAACAACGATTCATCCTCTGGAAAAGATAATAGCTCCTCTTCttcaaataataacaataataacaacaacaataataacaataacaataataattcaaactctCAATCTTCTCCTTCTAATAACAATAATTCGTCATCTGGAAAAGATAATAACTCTTCTTCAAATGATAACAACAACAATGGTAATAACAACAATGGTAACAACAACAGTAACAACGACAACGACAACGACAACGACGATGACAACAAcagtaataataacaataacaacgaTAACAAGTCACGTTCTCCACCAAAATCATCAGACTCATCAAAAGGAGGATcatctcctcctcctcctcctcctccatttTCTCCACCATCACATTTTTCTCCAAACTCTAGACCTCTTGCCCCTCCAAAGCCTCAATCAGCAAAGTCAGACAGTAAGGATAGCAAAGCAGCACTCAGGATCGGAGTCGCAGCTGGAGCAGGATTATTATTTCTTGTCATGCTAGTTTTCCTCATCTCTTGTTGTAAgcggaaaaagaaaagaaagcatgATCAAATGGGCTACTACAGAGACAATTCTCATGGAGCCATGA ATAATCATTACTATAACAACACTGGACAACATACCAACAATTGGCAGACTAACAACAAACTTCAATCAACTGACCAATTTCACAAGATGCCTCCTCCAG GGAGTGGTCAAGTAAGTTCAGAGCATAGTTGGCCAATagcaccaccaccaccaccaccgaTGATGAGTAGTAGTGAAATGAGCTCGGCGGCTTTCTCTGGTCCACATCAACCTGCTCAACCACCTCCACATCCAGCAATGGCTCTTGGTTATAATCAAAGTAGTTTCACTTATGATGACTTAGCAGTTGCAACTGGAGGATTTACTAAAGACAAACTATTGGGACAAGGTGGTTTTGGATATGTACATAAAGGAGTGTTGCCTAATGGTAAAGAAATTGCTGTAAAAAGTTTGAAATCTAATAGTGGACAAGGAGAAAGAGAGTTTCAAGCAGAAGTTGAAATTATTAGTCGTGTACATCATCGACATCTTGTGTCTTTAGTTGGGTATTGCATTGCTGGATCTCAAAGGATGTTGGTCTATGAATTTGTTGCTAATAGCACTCTTGAAGATCACCTTCATg GATCTGGTCGTCCTCCTATGGATTTCAATACAAGACACAGAATTGCATTAGGAGCTGCCAAAGGTTTTGCTTATCTTCATGAAGATT gtCACCCTAAAATTATCCATAGAGACATCAAAGCTGCAAACATCCTATTGGACGAAAATTTTGAAGCAAAG gtGGCTGATTTTGGACTAGCTAAGCTCTCATCTGACAACCATACTCATGTATCCACCCGTATCATGGGAACTTTTGG GTACTTAGCACCAGAGTATGCTTCAAGCGGAAAGCTAACTGAAAAGTCTGATGTTTATTCATACGGAGTTATGCTTTTGGAACTTATAACTGGACGTCGTCCAATTGACATGGATGGTGACGACGATACTTTAGTTGAATGG GCAAGACCTATTTTAATTCGTGCAACAGAAGGCGGAAATTATGATGAATTAATAGATCCACGCTTAGAGGGAAACTTTGATGCCCAACAAATGTTATGTATGGTGGCATGTGCTGCTGCAACAATCAGACATTCTGCAAAAAGACGTCCAAAAATGAGCCAG GTTGTACGTGCTTTAGAAGATGATGTTACCTTGGACGATTTGAATGAGGGAGGAAAATTGGGTCACAGTGCAACTCTCAGTTCTGGAAGTTCTGAACCAGATGGAGGTTCATATGATTTAAAGAAATTCAGAAAATCTAGCATGTCGAGTCAAGAATACTCAAGCAGTGAGAACGGTGAATCTCGTGAATTTCGTCAAAACAAGAAGTAA